The Pantoea nemavictus genome includes a region encoding these proteins:
- the yhcN gene encoding peroxide/acid stress response protein YhcN: MNVKTTIATLSVLSALSFGAFAADSINAEQAANLQPAGTISVSGVGGSPMDIRQQLNDKADQQGAKAYRVIEANTGDNYHATAELYK; encoded by the coding sequence ATGAACGTTAAAACTACTATCGCAACGCTAAGTGTTCTCTCTGCCCTGTCATTTGGTGCTTTTGCAGCAGATTCTATCAATGCCGAACAGGCTGCGAATCTGCAACCCGCAGGCACCATCAGCGTCAGCGGCGTGGGTGGCTCCCCAATGGATATTCGTCAGCAGTTAAATGACAAAGCCGATCAGCAAGGTGCAAAAGCTTACCGAGTGATCGAAGCGAATACCGGTGACAACTACCACGCGACCGCTGAACTGTACAAATAA
- a CDS encoding YdgH/BhsA/McbA-like domain containing protein produces the protein MKTKLAIAVLGLASVLSFGANAASLVSNQQAEQLQSLNQTISVSGVDGDQTNVRQELSQKADAQGASHYRIIESNRGDTFHVTAELYK, from the coding sequence ATGAAAACCAAATTAGCTATCGCAGTACTGGGCCTGGCTTCTGTTCTTTCTTTTGGCGCAAACGCCGCAAGCCTGGTTTCCAATCAACAAGCTGAACAGCTGCAATCTCTTAACCAAACCATCAGCGTAAGCGGTGTTGATGGCGACCAGACCAACGTTCGCCAGGAACTGTCGCAGAAGGCCGATGCTCAAGGTGCCAGCCATTACCGCATCATTGAGAGCAACCGTGGCGATACCTTCCACGTGACTGCTGAACTGTATAAATAA
- a CDS encoding barstar family protein, producing the protein MRTERFDFDEIVDQAHFYRQFSDRFALADLTINDLDDLWDAIVGEQLPLPLEIEFVNLGKGQKRRYGALILLFDEAEEELEGQLRFNVKQ; encoded by the coding sequence ATGAGAACCGAGCGTTTCGATTTCGACGAAATTGTCGATCAAGCCCATTTCTATCGCCAGTTTAGCGATCGTTTTGCACTGGCCGATCTCACCATCAACGATCTTGATGATCTTTGGGATGCGATCGTCGGTGAGCAACTGCCGTTGCCGCTGGAGATTGAGTTTGTAAATCTGGGGAAAGGGCAGAAACGGCGGTATGGCGCACTGATTCTGCTATTTGATGAAGCAGAAGAGGAGCTGGAAGGCCAGCTCCGCTTCAATGTAAAACAGTAG
- a CDS encoding NAD-dependent succinate-semialdehyde dehydrogenase, whose product MSTSLQQLELFKTGYFADGQWQKASATFDVTNPATGEVLAQVAKAGTKETEQAIAAAQRAFPAWRDKTAKARAEILNRWYQLIIENKSWLGQLMTAEQGKPLKEAEGEVEYAASFIQWFAEQAKRVNGEIIPPAKPGSRILATREPIGVVAAITPWNFPMAMLTRKLGPALAAGCTGIIKPANNTPLSAFALLALAQKAGVPDGVLNAVAGDTHAISDAIMASKAVRKISFTGSTAVGKTLMRNAAETMKKVSMELGGNAPYIVFEDADIDAAVQGAIANKFRNAGQVCVSVNRFYVHNAVYDRFVNQLAEAVGKLKVGNGVEEGVIVGPLIEQSALEKVEEHVKDALSKGGKLLVGGERHPLGGNFWQPTVIAEAHEAMKLAQEETFGPVAACFRFDDEDDVIQRANNTEYGLAAYFYTQNLQRVFRVSSALEAGMIGINECAVSTELAPFGGVKESGLGREGSVLGMEEYLEVKALHLGGLN is encoded by the coding sequence ATGTCCACTTCCCTGCAACAACTCGAATTATTCAAAACCGGCTACTTCGCGGATGGCCAATGGCAAAAAGCCAGCGCGACCTTTGATGTCACTAATCCCGCCACCGGCGAGGTATTGGCGCAGGTAGCGAAAGCCGGCACAAAGGAAACTGAACAGGCGATTGCCGCTGCGCAGCGAGCCTTTCCCGCCTGGCGCGATAAAACCGCTAAGGCGCGTGCCGAAATCCTCAATCGCTGGTATCAGCTAATCATCGAAAACAAAAGCTGGCTGGGCCAACTGATGACGGCGGAGCAGGGTAAACCGCTCAAAGAAGCCGAAGGCGAAGTGGAATATGCCGCCAGTTTTATTCAGTGGTTTGCCGAGCAGGCAAAGCGCGTCAATGGAGAAATTATCCCGCCCGCTAAACCTGGCTCGCGCATTCTGGCAACGCGCGAACCGATTGGCGTGGTTGCCGCGATCACGCCGTGGAATTTCCCAATGGCGATGCTGACGCGCAAACTCGGTCCCGCTTTGGCCGCCGGATGTACTGGCATCATTAAACCGGCCAATAACACGCCGTTAAGCGCATTTGCGCTGCTGGCTCTGGCGCAGAAAGCCGGCGTGCCGGATGGCGTGCTCAATGCGGTAGCTGGCGATACGCATGCGATCAGTGATGCGATTATGGCCAGCAAGGCGGTACGTAAAATCTCCTTCACCGGTTCAACCGCCGTGGGTAAAACGCTGATGCGTAACGCTGCGGAAACCATGAAAAAAGTCTCGATGGAGTTAGGCGGGAACGCGCCCTATATCGTGTTTGAAGACGCGGATATCGATGCCGCGGTGCAGGGTGCGATTGCCAATAAGTTCCGTAACGCCGGACAGGTGTGCGTCAGTGTTAATCGCTTCTATGTACACAACGCCGTGTACGATCGTTTCGTCAACCAGCTGGCCGAGGCGGTGGGGAAACTTAAAGTCGGTAACGGCGTAGAAGAGGGCGTCATTGTAGGCCCGCTGATTGAACAGTCCGCGTTGGAAAAGGTGGAAGAGCACGTCAAAGACGCGCTGAGCAAAGGTGGCAAACTGCTGGTCGGCGGGGAGCGTCATCCGCTCGGCGGTAATTTCTGGCAGCCGACGGTTATCGCGGAAGCGCATGAAGCGATGAAGCTAGCGCAGGAAGAGACGTTTGGGCCGGTAGCGGCTTGCTTCCGTTTTGACGATGAAGACGATGTCATTCAGCGCGCCAATAACACTGAATATGGTTTAGCGGCCTATTTCTACACGCAGAATCTTCAACGCGTATTCCGGGTTTCTTCGGCGCTGGAAGCCGGCATGATTGGCATTAACGAATGTGCGGTGTCCACCGAACTGGCGCCGTTCGGCGGCGTGAAAGAGTCCGGACTGGGACGCGAAGGTTCGGTACTGGGCATGGAAGAGTATCTGGAAGTGAAAGCGCTGCACCTCGGCGGACTAAATTAG
- the aaeX gene encoding p-hydroxybenzoic acid efflux pump operon protein AaeX, with amino-acid sequence MSVLPVFVVFGLSFPPIFVELLVSLALFWLVKRVLTPSGIYDLVWHPALFNTALYCCVFYLVSRLFV; translated from the coding sequence ATGAGTGTGCTTCCGGTATTTGTCGTATTCGGGCTGTCTTTTCCGCCCATCTTCGTAGAACTATTGGTTTCTCTGGCGCTGTTCTGGCTGGTGAAACGCGTGCTAACGCCTAGCGGGATCTACGATCTGGTTTGGCATCCAGCACTGTTTAACACCGCGTTGTATTGCTGTGTGTTTTACCTTGTATCCCGTTTATTCGTCTGA
- the aaeB gene encoding p-hydroxybenzoic acid efflux pump subunit AaeB: MIEFLRFPVKLTFALVAALMIGFHFNLETPRWAVMTAGIVAGGTAFAAGGDPYSGALRYRGILRIIGTFIGCIAALTIMIATVRAPVVMLLICCLWAGMCVWLSSLIKVENSYALGLAGYTALIIVVTADASGGLTLAPQYAVERCSEIVIGILCAILADMLFSPRSIKKVIEQEVDALLVAHYKLLQMCVAHADKDEVDKAWSALVRRTTALNGMRSQLLMESSRWKNSSRRLQMLNTLSLTLITQAAETFLIQNSRPEYIPPHYRLLIEKEVNNVNDVHKRMKVMRRLIGVSSKTVPVTLASWVGAATEYLLLINGIKSNSRITTLEESILQREVVIQARSAETHHAMINGVRTFVATALGSLFWLYTGWTSGSGCMVMLAVITALAMRMPNPLMVAKDFLYGMTVAVPLGALYFIFILPATQQSILLLCIAIGALGFIGGIFVQRRQLGTLGALIGTLNVLVLDNPMKFEFNVFLDNVLGQVIGCFVAMMVILLIRDKSKDRTGRKLLNRFMYAAVAALTTNQARRRENHLPALYQQLFLLLNLFPGDINKYRIALTLIIGHQRLRNAEVPVNADLSAYHRQLRSTADRIVSATSDDKRRYYFERLLQELEVYQEKLQHYSAPDNVTEPVKRLALMLDKYQNTLIQI; encoded by the coding sequence ATGATTGAGTTTTTGCGTTTCCCGGTAAAGCTAACCTTCGCGCTGGTTGCGGCGTTGATGATTGGCTTTCACTTCAATCTGGAAACGCCGCGTTGGGCGGTGATGACCGCCGGCATCGTGGCCGGTGGTACCGCTTTTGCTGCAGGGGGCGATCCCTACTCTGGCGCACTGCGCTATCGCGGCATCCTGCGCATCATTGGTACCTTTATTGGCTGTATCGCCGCGCTCACCATCATGATTGCCACGGTGCGCGCGCCGGTGGTCATGTTGCTGATCTGCTGTTTGTGGGCGGGCATGTGCGTCTGGCTCTCTTCGCTAATCAAAGTCGAAAACTCCTACGCACTTGGCCTTGCGGGTTACACCGCGCTGATCATTGTGGTGACGGCGGATGCCAGCGGCGGCTTAACTCTGGCGCCGCAATATGCGGTTGAGCGCTGCAGTGAAATCGTTATCGGTATTCTGTGTGCGATTCTCGCCGACATGCTGTTCTCGCCGCGCTCAATCAAAAAAGTGATTGAGCAGGAAGTCGATGCGCTGCTGGTGGCGCACTACAAGCTGCTGCAAATGTGCGTGGCTCATGCAGATAAAGACGAAGTGGACAAAGCCTGGAGCGCGTTAGTGCGTCGCACTACGGCACTCAACGGCATGCGTAGCCAACTGCTAATGGAGTCGTCACGCTGGAAAAATTCCAGCCGCCGTCTGCAAATGCTGAATACGTTGTCGCTGACGCTGATCACTCAGGCCGCCGAAACCTTTCTGATTCAAAATTCACGTCCGGAATACATTCCACCGCACTACCGCTTGCTGATCGAAAAAGAGGTCAACAACGTCAACGATGTGCATAAACGCATGAAGGTGATGCGTCGCTTAATTGGCGTGAGCAGTAAAACCGTGCCGGTCACGCTGGCGAGTTGGGTGGGTGCGGCAACCGAATATCTGCTGCTCATCAATGGCATAAAAAGCAACAGCCGTATCACCACGCTCGAAGAGAGCATACTGCAACGCGAAGTGGTGATTCAGGCGCGCTCGGCCGAAACGCATCACGCGATGATTAACGGCGTGCGTACCTTTGTCGCCACCGCACTGGGTTCGCTGTTCTGGTTGTATACCGGCTGGACGTCGGGCAGCGGCTGCATGGTGATGCTGGCGGTGATTACCGCGCTCGCGATGCGCATGCCAAATCCGCTGATGGTGGCGAAAGATTTCCTTTACGGCATGACGGTGGCGGTACCGCTCGGTGCGCTCTACTTCATCTTTATTCTGCCCGCTACCCAGCAAAGTATCTTGCTGTTATGCATCGCCATTGGTGCGCTGGGCTTTATCGGTGGCATTTTTGTACAGCGCCGTCAGTTGGGAACGCTGGGCGCGCTGATTGGCACCTTAAACGTGCTGGTACTCGATAACCCGATGAAGTTTGAGTTCAACGTGTTCCTAGATAACGTGCTGGGCCAGGTTATCGGCTGCTTCGTGGCGATGATGGTGATTCTGCTGATTCGCGATAAATCGAAAGACCGTACCGGACGTAAACTGCTCAATCGCTTTATGTATGCTGCTGTGGCCGCTCTTACCACCAATCAGGCGCGTCGGCGTGAAAACCATCTGCCGGCGCTGTATCAGCAACTGTTCTTGCTGCTCAATCTGTTCCCCGGCGATATTAATAAATATCGCATCGCGCTGACGCTGATTATCGGGCATCAACGCCTGCGAAATGCCGAAGTGCCGGTCAATGCAGATTTGTCAGCCTATCACCGCCAGTTGCGCTCTACAGCCGATCGCATCGTTTCTGCGACCAGCGATGACAAGCGGCGTTACTATTTCGAGCGCTTACTGCAAGAGTTAGAGGTTTATCAGGAGAAGCTGCAGCACTATTCAGCGCCGGATAACGTCACCGAGCCGGTGAAACGGCTGGCACTGATGTTGGATAAGTACCAGAACACGTTAATACAAATCTGA
- the mdh gene encoding malate dehydrogenase, with product MKVAVLGAAGGIGQALALLLKTQLPAGSALSLYDIAPVTPGVAVDLSHIPTAVTVEGFSGEDATPALHGADVVLISAGVARKPGMDRADLFNVNAGIVRNLIEQVASTAPKALIGVITNPVNTTVAIAAEVLKKAGVYDKNRLFGVSTLDIIRANTFVAALKGKQPNEIEVPVVGGHSGVTILPLLSQVKGVSFSEQEVADLTKRIQNAGTEVVEAKAGGGSATLSMGQAAARFGLSLIRALQGEANVVECAYVEGEGEYARFFSQPLLLGKNGIVERRPLGTLSAFEQQALKGMLETLKKDIAQGEEFVK from the coding sequence ATGAAAGTTGCCGTTCTCGGTGCCGCTGGTGGTATTGGCCAGGCGCTCGCACTGCTGCTCAAAACGCAATTACCCGCAGGCTCAGCTCTCTCACTTTATGACATCGCGCCGGTAACGCCGGGTGTGGCGGTGGATCTCAGCCATATCCCAACGGCAGTCACCGTTGAAGGGTTCAGCGGTGAAGATGCCACGCCAGCGCTGCATGGTGCCGATGTGGTGCTGATCTCTGCGGGTGTGGCACGTAAACCGGGCATGGATCGCGCCGACCTGTTTAACGTCAACGCCGGCATCGTGCGTAACCTGATCGAACAGGTTGCCAGCACCGCGCCGAAAGCCCTGATTGGCGTCATCACCAACCCGGTGAATACCACGGTGGCCATTGCGGCCGAAGTGCTGAAGAAAGCTGGCGTGTATGACAAAAATCGCCTGTTTGGCGTTTCAACCCTCGATATTATCCGCGCCAATACTTTTGTGGCCGCGCTGAAAGGCAAGCAGCCGAACGAGATTGAAGTGCCGGTTGTTGGCGGCCATTCAGGCGTGACTATCTTGCCGCTGCTGTCGCAGGTTAAAGGCGTGAGTTTTAGCGAACAGGAAGTGGCGGATCTGACTAAACGAATTCAGAATGCCGGCACCGAAGTGGTGGAAGCCAAAGCCGGCGGCGGGTCGGCTACGCTGTCGATGGGACAAGCGGCGGCACGTTTTGGTCTGTCGCTGATTCGCGCATTGCAAGGTGAAGCTAACGTGGTGGAGTGTGCGTATGTGGAAGGCGAGGGTGAATACGCGCGCTTCTTCTCGCAGCCGCTGCTGCTGGGTAAAAATGGCATTGTCGAACGCCGCCCGCTTGGGACGTTGAGTGCGTTTGAACAGCAGGCACTGAAGGGCATGCTGGAAACGCTGAAGAAAGATATCGCGCAGGGCGAAGAGTTTGTGAAGTGA
- the aaeA gene encoding p-hydroxybenzoic acid efflux pump subunit AaeA, protein MKALIRKIARYAITLLLVVIAIVIIFRAWVFYTESPWTRDAKFSADVVAISPDVTGIITDVPVHDNQLVKKGDTLFVVDRPRYQKALDEAQADVEYYQALVSEKRREASRRNQLGTSAMSREAIEQSNNDLQTSEHQLAKSVATRDLAIIDLDRTTIKAPSDGWVTNLNVYQGEFITRGSVAVALVQQHSFYVLAYMEETKLDGVRPGFRAQITPLGSNVVLRGTVDSIAAGVTNSSSTSDSKGMATIDSNLEWVRLAQRVPVRIRLDDQPGNRFPAGTTATVVITGAQDRETKVSPLTQLFNRLREFG, encoded by the coding sequence GTGAAAGCGCTAATAAGAAAAATCGCGCGATACGCGATTACGCTCCTGCTGGTTGTCATCGCAATCGTGATCATCTTCCGCGCCTGGGTGTTCTACACCGAATCACCGTGGACGCGTGATGCTAAATTCTCCGCCGATGTCGTGGCGATCTCGCCAGACGTCACCGGCATCATCACTGACGTGCCAGTGCACGATAACCAGCTGGTGAAAAAAGGCGACACGCTGTTTGTGGTCGATCGTCCACGTTACCAAAAAGCGTTGGATGAAGCGCAGGCAGACGTTGAATATTACCAGGCGTTGGTAAGCGAAAAACGTCGTGAAGCCAGCCGCCGCAATCAGTTGGGCACCAGCGCCATGTCGCGTGAAGCGATTGAGCAATCCAATAATGATCTGCAAACCAGCGAACATCAGCTGGCCAAATCGGTTGCGACGCGCGATCTGGCGATAATCGACCTCGATCGTACCACCATCAAAGCGCCATCAGATGGCTGGGTCACTAACCTCAACGTGTATCAGGGCGAATTTATTACGCGTGGTTCAGTGGCGGTCGCGCTGGTACAGCAGCACTCCTTCTATGTGCTGGCCTACATGGAAGAGACCAAGCTGGATGGCGTGCGTCCCGGCTTCCGCGCGCAGATTACGCCGTTGGGTAGCAATGTGGTGCTGCGCGGTACCGTCGACAGTATTGCTGCGGGTGTCACTAACAGCAGCAGCACCAGCGACAGCAAAGGCATGGCGACCATTGACTCGAATCTGGAGTGGGTTCGTCTGGCGCAACGTGTGCCGGTACGCATTCGTCTCGACGATCAGCCAGGTAACCGCTTCCCGGCAGGTACTACCGCGACGGTGGTGATCACCGGCGCGCAGGACCGCGAAACCAAAGTCTCGCCGCTGACGCAGTTGTTCAACCGCCTGCGTGAGTTTGGTTAA
- the mscM gene encoding miniconductance mechanosensitive channel MscM: MRVLLSLLLSLVLSSSVFAATVPQSSQLKQELDAAKSAKSSPAQTEQVQALEAAINFLNERDESLERAKQYQQVIDDFPRLARELRQQIATLTDSSKAVRSNMSSAELDQELLQVSSQLLEEGRQAQQEQDRAREISDSLSQLPQQQTDARRAMTESDRRAQSSSAATTPLAQAQIYARQAENAANKARVDELELAQLSANNRQELARMRAEVHQRKATQLDNYLQALRNQLNNQRQREAELALERTEQLAENSGDLPSAISDQFRVNRELSADLNQQAQRMDLVASQQRLATNQTLQVRQALSTLREQSQWLGASNLLGEALRAQVARLPEMPKSQQIDSEMGQLRVQRLHYEDLLERQQDLRKAKQDDGTPFSSDQVRILEAQLKTQRELLNSLISGCDTLILEITKLKVSNTQLQDALAEVKDATHRYLFWTADVNTIGLNFPVEMAHDLKRLLSLDTAGQLGKALAMMFTNRETVLPIIGAILLVGFSISSRRHYNAFMERSASRVGKVTQDRFSLTLRTVFWSILVAVPLPVLWAALGYGLQHAWPYPFAVAIGDGITATLPLLWAFMISAAFARPDGLFVVHFRWPQARVARAMRYYSLSVGLIVPLIMLLIAFANLDDPQFSGTLGRVCFILICGALSIVTVSLKRAGIPLYLDKEGNGDNFVNRILWNLMIALPLVAAFASCIGYLATAQALLARLETSVGIWFFLLVVYHIIRRWMLIQRRRIAFDRARQRRADMLANRARSEEEKEQQTPVNADTIEIEEPSIDLDEISAQSLRLVRSLLTLIALVSVIVLWSEIHSAFSFLDNIPLWNASTTIQGVDSVQAITLGAVLIAILVLIITTQLVRNMPALLELALLQHLSLAPGTGYAITTLTKYALMLIGGLIGFSMMGIEWSKLQWLVAALGLGLGFGMQEIFANFISGLIILFEKPIRIGDTVTIRDLTGSITRINTRATTITDWDRKEIIVPNKAFITEQFVNWSLSDSVTRVVLTIPAPARVNSDEVTNILKQAADRCTYVLDMPAPDVFLVDLQQGIQLFELRVHAAEMGHRMPLRHELHQLILRGFEEHGIEMPFPPFQVRMETLGRKTPASNGTPSSQTFKSGGL; encoded by the coding sequence GTGCGCGTTCTCCTCTCTCTGCTGCTGAGCCTTGTGCTCAGCAGTTCTGTCTTTGCCGCTACCGTTCCGCAATCCAGTCAGCTTAAGCAGGAGCTGGATGCGGCTAAATCCGCGAAAAGCTCACCTGCTCAAACCGAACAGGTTCAGGCGCTGGAAGCGGCAATCAACTTCCTCAACGAGCGCGATGAGTCGCTGGAGCGCGCGAAGCAGTATCAACAGGTGATCGATGATTTCCCGCGACTGGCGCGCGAACTGCGTCAGCAGATTGCCACGCTAACCGATAGCAGCAAGGCGGTACGCAGCAATATGAGCAGCGCCGAGCTGGATCAAGAGCTGTTGCAGGTGAGCAGCCAGCTGTTGGAGGAAGGCCGCCAGGCACAGCAAGAGCAGGATCGTGCTCGCGAAATCAGCGATTCACTGTCGCAACTGCCGCAGCAGCAAACCGATGCGCGCCGGGCGATGACCGAAAGCGATCGCCGCGCGCAGAGCTCATCTGCGGCGACCACGCCGCTCGCGCAGGCGCAGATTTACGCACGTCAGGCAGAGAATGCCGCTAACAAAGCGCGCGTTGATGAGTTAGAGCTGGCGCAGCTGTCGGCGAATAATCGCCAGGAGCTGGCGCGCATGCGTGCCGAAGTGCACCAGCGTAAAGCCACTCAGCTGGATAACTATCTGCAGGCGCTACGCAATCAACTGAATAACCAGCGCCAGCGCGAGGCTGAACTGGCGCTGGAGCGCACCGAGCAACTGGCGGAAAACAGCGGCGATCTGCCGAGCGCCATCAGCGATCAGTTCCGCGTTAACCGCGAATTGTCGGCAGACCTCAATCAGCAAGCGCAGCGCATGGATCTCGTCGCTTCGCAGCAGCGCCTTGCCACCAATCAAACTCTGCAGGTGCGTCAGGCGTTAAGCACGCTGCGCGAGCAGTCGCAATGGCTGGGCGCCTCCAATCTGTTAGGTGAAGCGCTGCGAGCTCAGGTGGCGCGTCTGCCGGAGATGCCGAAATCTCAACAGATTGATAGCGAAATGGGCCAGCTGCGGGTGCAGCGCCTGCATTATGAAGACTTACTAGAACGCCAGCAGGACCTGCGCAAAGCCAAGCAGGATGATGGCACGCCATTCAGCAGCGATCAGGTGCGCATCCTTGAAGCACAACTCAAAACCCAGCGCGAACTGCTGAATTCCCTGATTTCCGGCTGCGATACGCTGATTCTGGAAATCACCAAACTTAAAGTTTCCAATACGCAGTTGCAGGATGCCTTAGCCGAAGTAAAAGATGCGACACATCGCTATCTCTTCTGGACCGCCGACGTAAACACCATCGGCCTGAATTTCCCGGTAGAGATGGCGCATGATCTTAAGCGTCTGCTGTCGCTGGATACTGCCGGCCAGCTCGGCAAAGCGCTGGCGATGATGTTTACGAATCGCGAAACCGTGTTGCCGATCATTGGCGCAATTTTGCTGGTTGGTTTCAGCATCAGTTCGCGTCGTCATTACAACGCTTTTATGGAGCGCTCGGCCAGCCGCGTCGGTAAAGTGACTCAGGATCGCTTTAGCCTGACGCTGCGCACGGTATTTTGGTCGATTCTGGTGGCGGTGCCGCTGCCAGTGCTGTGGGCTGCGCTCGGTTATGGTTTGCAGCACGCCTGGCCCTATCCATTTGCCGTAGCGATTGGCGACGGCATCACCGCTACGCTGCCGCTGCTGTGGGCCTTTATGATCAGCGCCGCGTTTGCGCGCCCTGATGGTTTATTTGTGGTGCATTTCCGTTGGCCTCAGGCGCGCGTGGCGCGTGCGATGCGCTATTACTCGCTGTCCGTTGGGCTGATTGTGCCGCTAATCATGTTGCTGATCGCCTTTGCGAATCTCGACGATCCGCAATTCTCAGGCACGCTGGGACGCGTGTGCTTCATCCTGATTTGTGGCGCGCTGAGTATCGTCACCGTTAGTCTGAAACGCGCCGGCATTCCGCTCTATCTGGATAAAGAAGGCAACGGCGACAATTTCGTTAACCGCATTCTGTGGAACCTGATGATCGCCCTGCCGCTGGTCGCCGCCTTCGCCTCCTGCATCGGTTATCTCGCTACGGCGCAAGCGCTGCTGGCGCGTCTGGAAACCTCGGTAGGTATTTGGTTCTTCTTGTTGGTGGTGTATCACATCATCCGCCGCTGGATGCTGATTCAGCGTCGCCGTATCGCCTTTGATCGTGCGCGCCAGCGTCGTGCCGATATGCTGGCCAACCGCGCGCGCAGTGAAGAAGAGAAAGAGCAACAAACGCCGGTGAATGCGGACACCATCGAAATTGAGGAGCCGAGCATCGATCTGGATGAGATCAGCGCGCAGTCGCTGCGTCTCGTGCGTTCACTTCTCACGCTGATCGCCCTGGTGTCGGTGATTGTGCTGTGGTCAGAAATTCATTCGGCGTTTAGCTTCCTCGATAACATTCCGCTGTGGAATGCCAGCACCACTATTCAGGGCGTTGATAGCGTGCAGGCGATTACGCTGGGCGCGGTGCTGATCGCGATTCTGGTGCTGATTATCACCACGCAGCTGGTGCGCAATATGCCTGCTCTGCTGGAGCTGGCGCTGTTACAGCATCTCAGCCTGGCGCCCGGCACCGGCTACGCGATTACCACCTTGACCAAATATGCGCTGATGCTGATTGGCGGTTTGATTGGCTTCTCGATGATGGGCATTGAGTGGTCGAAGCTGCAGTGGCTGGTTGCCGCGTTAGGTCTGGGATTGGGCTTCGGTATGCAGGAGATCTTCGCCAACTTTATCTCCGGCTTGATTATCCTGTTCGAAAAACCGATTCGTATCGGCGATACCGTTACCATTCGCGACTTGACCGGCAGCATTACCCGCATCAACACGCGCGCCACCACCATTACCGATTGGGACCGCAAAGAGATTATCGTGCCGAATAAGGCCTTTATCACTGAGCAATTCGTTAACTGGTCGCTGTCGGATTCGGTCACGCGCGTGGTGCTGACCATTCCTGCTCCCGCGCGGGTTAACAGTGATGAAGTGACCAACATTCTTAAGCAGGCAGCCGATCGCTGTACTTATGTGCTCGATATGCCGGCGCCGGATGTATTCCTGGTCGATTTGCAGCAGGGTATTCAGCTGTTTGAACTGCGTGTACATGCGGCGGAGATGGGACACCGCATGCCGCTACGCCATGAACTGCATCAGCTGATTCTGCGCGGCTTTGAAGAGCACGGGATTGAGATGCCGTTCCCACCATTCCAGGTGCGCATGGAAACGCTGGGCAGGAAAACCCCCGCCAGCAACGGAACCCCCTCCAGCCAGACGTTTAAGTCCGGCGGATTATAA
- the yhcN gene encoding peroxide/acid stress response protein YhcN, with amino-acid sequence MKIKTTIATASLLSLFAFGASAAQLVTEQQAQNLQPTGSTISISGTGGSPMDYRAELSQKADEQGASAYKVIEAKTGDSYHVTAELYK; translated from the coding sequence ATGAAAATCAAAACAACCATCGCAACTGCTAGCCTGCTTTCCCTGTTCGCCTTTGGTGCTTCTGCAGCACAACTGGTTACCGAACAACAGGCGCAGAATCTGCAACCTACCGGCAGCACTATTTCAATTAGCGGAACCGGCGGTTCACCGATGGATTACCGTGCCGAGCTTTCACAGAAAGCGGATGAGCAAGGTGCCAGCGCCTACAAAGTTATTGAAGCTAAAACCGGCGACAGCTATCACGTCACCGCTGAGCTGTATAAGTAA
- the argR gene encoding transcriptional regulator ArgR, with the protein MRNPSKQDDLIKAFKALLKEEKFSSQGEIVQALQEDGFENINQSKVSRMLTKFGAVRTRNAKMEMVYCLPAELGVPTTTSPLKNLVLDIDYNDALVVIHTSPGAAQLIARLLDSLGKAEGILGTIAGDDTIFITPARTFSVKQLHDAVLVLFEQEL; encoded by the coding sequence ATGCGAAACCCATCAAAACAAGACGACTTGATTAAGGCGTTTAAAGCCTTATTGAAGGAAGAGAAATTCAGCTCCCAGGGCGAAATTGTGCAGGCGCTGCAGGAAGACGGCTTCGAGAACATCAATCAGTCCAAAGTTTCTCGTATGCTGACCAAGTTTGGCGCGGTGCGCACGCGCAATGCCAAGATGGAGATGGTTTACTGCCTGCCCGCCGAGCTCGGCGTCCCCACCACCACCAGCCCGCTGAAAAATCTGGTACTGGATATCGACTATAACGATGCCCTGGTGGTAATTCACACCAGCCCCGGCGCGGCGCAGCTGATTGCACGCCTGCTGGATTCGCTCGGCAAAGCCGAAGGTATCCTCGGTACCATCGCTGGTGATGACACCATCTTTATTACTCCTGCGCGCACCTTCTCGGTGAAACAGCTGCACGATGCTGTACTGGTTTTATTCGAACAAGAGCTATAA